The following proteins are encoded in a genomic region of Ostrea edulis chromosome 7, xbOstEdul1.1, whole genome shotgun sequence:
- the LOC130048732 gene encoding complement C1q-like protein 2, translating to MKPKKCNTDGSNGKTALLVLTVAVSLTLSQAESDSSSRFVKDIDGYMSVCQRLGWEPKKNVGCFQNDGLIAFHAVLKSHLQNVPVNTTLKFEDVLLNKGNGYDPKTGVFTAPQNGVYSFDWTFVTTKGSSVYLEAVVDGVGKASACIKDQASHDVSVSGHLLSELKEGNKVEIKTAHVPAGDLKPHKFNSFTGHMLR from the exons atgaaaccgaagaaatgcaacacGGACGGCAGCAACGGGAAG ACTGCTCTTTTGGTGTTAACTGTGGCTGTTTCTTTGACCCTGTCTCAAGCAGAGTCGGACTCATCATCACGTTTCGTCAAAGACATCGATGGTTACATGAGCGTATGTCAACGTCTTGGATGGGAACCGAAAAAAA ACGTAGGTTGTTTTCAAAATGACGGCTTGATCGCCTTCCATGCTGTTCTGAAGTCTCACCTACAGAACGTTCCAGTAAACACTACATTGAAGTTTGAGGATGTTTTGTTGAATAAAGGAAATGGATACGATCCAAAAACAGGTGTCTTCACCGCACCCCAAAACGGTGTCTACTCTTTCGATTGGACCTTCGTTACGACAAAAGGATCAAGCGTTTACTTAGAGGCAGTGGTGGATGGTGTCGGGAAAGCATCCGCATGTATCAAGGATCAAGCAAGTCACGACGTGAGTGTCTCGGGACATTTGCTCTCTGAACTGAAAGAGGGAAACAAGGTCGAGATCAAAACGGCCCATGTTCCAGCTGGTGACTTGAAACCACACAAGTTCAACTCCTTCACGGGACATATGCTGAGGTAA